A region of Gracilinanus agilis isolate LMUSP501 chromosome 3, AgileGrace, whole genome shotgun sequence DNA encodes the following proteins:
- the LOC123242873 gene encoding zinc finger protein 383-like: protein MAPLSRPPPAQPAGGAAHTSGEEDLEDSAPAGPPGATAKGAVTFRDVAVDFTPEEWGRLDPAQRRLYREVMLENYRNLASLGLPIPKPAAGYHLEPGEEPWTAEGEVPSGCPADWKTEAELKGAGPGGDVSEGGLSQRRKIGFAQDGPWSPRLEDRMCDSQLEEQQRQWRQMIVHPGEPGSEWEEREKSASVRPLGILQQNLLLVAERPHPHDTSGKSFRQLSHLIDHQVLCAADEYSDRRRDERPLHSRSPPLGPPGSHLRGKPYKCKECGKAFSQSALLTKHLRVHTGDKPYECSDCGKAFNQTSHLRQHRRIHNEEKPFECNECGKAFRVSSSLTEHWRTHTGEKPYQCNECGKAFNRSTHLTQHQRIHTGEKPFACNECGKAFNRSTLLTQHQRIHTGKKPYECDECGKAFRVSSSLTEHRRIHTGEKPYACHECGKAFNCSKLLTQHQRIHTGEKPYECGQCGKAFNKSPNLTRHQRIHTGEKPYICSECGKTFNQSTHLIQHQRIHTGEVFYDPVTNTYL from the exons ATGGCCCCCTTGTCCCGCCCCCCTCCAGCTCAGCCAGCCGGGGGCGCCGCCCACACCTCAGGAGAGGAGGACTTGGAGGACTCCGCGCCCGCTGGGCCCCCGGGGGCCACTGCCAAG GGGGCCGTGACCTTCCGCGACGTGGCCGTGGACTTCACCCCGGAGGAGTGGGGGCGGCTGGACCCGGCTCAGAGGCGGCTCTACcgggaggtgatgctggagaactacCGGAACCTGGCGTCCCTGG GACTTCCTATTCCCAAACCGGCTGCCGGCTACCACCTGGAGCCCGGGGAAGAGCCCTGGACGGCGGAGGGAGAGGTCCCGAGTGGCTGCCCTGCAG ACTGGAAGACTGAAGCCGAGCTCAAGGGGGCTGGCCCAGGGGGGGACGTTTCGGAAGGAGGCTTGTCCCAGAGAAGGAAGATAGGATTTGCCCAGGATGGTCCTTGGAGCCCCAGACTGGAGGACAGGATGTGTGACAGCCAGTTGGAAGAGCAGCAGAGACAGTGGAGGCAGATGATTGTCCACCCTGGGGAGCCGGGCTCTGAATGGGAGGAACGTGAGAAAAGTGCCAGCGTGAGGCCGCTGGGGATTCTCCAGCAGAATCTGCTCTTGGTTGCAGAGAGGCCCCATCCGCATGACACGAGTGGGAAAAGCTTCAGGCAGCTCTCACACTTGATTGACCACCAGGTCCTCTGCGCTGCAGACGAGTACAGCGATCGCAGGAGGGATGAGCGGCCCCTGCACAGCCGCTCACCTCCCCTGGGCCCCCCCGGAAGCCATCTGCGAGGGAAGCCATACAAGtgcaaagaatgtgggaaagccttcagccaGAGTGCGCTTCTTACCAAACACCTGCGTGTGCACACTGGAGACAAGCCCTACGAATGCAGTGACTGTGGCAAAGCCTTCAACCAGACATCCCACCTGAGGCAGCACCGGAGGATTCATAACGAAGAGAAGCCCTTCGAGTGCAACgagtgtgggaaagccttccGGGTGAGCTCGTCCCTCACCGAGCACTGGAGGACTCATACTGGCGAGAAGCCCTATCAGTGCAACGAGTGTGGAAAGGCCTTTAACCGCAGCACCCACCTCACCCAGCACCAGAGGATTCACACAGGGGAGAAGCCCTTCGCCTGCAATGAGTGTGGGAAGGCCTTCAACCGGAGCACACTCCTCACCCAGCACCAGAGGATTCACACTGGAAAGAAGCCCTACGAATGTGACgagtgtgggaaagccttccGGGTGAGCTCGTCCCTCACGGAACATCGCaggattcacactggagagaagccctatgcGTGCCACGAGTGCGGGAAGGCCTTCAACTGCAGCAAGCTCCTGACACAGCACCAAAGGATCCACACAggagagaagccctatgaatgcGGCCAGTGTGGCAAGGCCTTCAACAAGAGCCCCAACCTGACCCGCCATCAGcggatccacactggagagaagccctacATATGCAGTGAATGCGGGAAGACCTTCAACCAAAGTACCCACCTCATTCAgcaccagagaatccacactggagaggtCTTCTATGACCCTGTAACCAACACATATCTTTGA